Proteins encoded within one genomic window of Amycolatopsis nigrescens CSC17Ta-90:
- a CDS encoding DUF6531 domain-containing protein encodes MGSYADAQDPIALLGRTPAATGPTVEDAVREAGFEVQAVDWVWQQVVGESLVDSIIKPITGDFEKISQQAAQWENVCDALQAIRNNLNTGLQELGPAWQGDAAQAFEGLIAKEWTVGIEVDAQAAKLIGMALNKVAEGSKRACDQALNLIKKLVDKLIEAAAMLPIPVVGWGRAVKLVYDGIQIYNAIMQLIEGIKAIIEGAQQVVQGIQKVGSALSKIKDVRSLNDAINVANEAGEGAAQTKGGVDSVRDGAGAVRDGATSASSAAHSAHDNATGLRDERAAARDTTPSSSGDGSTDPGANSGRAGDTNGAGPARTDQDGSLRDNASEPKDTAQEPVGRCGRKEPIDAATGEMFMVQTDVDLPGLLPLVLKRVHVSSYRAGRLFGPSWASTLDQRLEFDERGVCYAGPAGVILVYPTPAEDGDVLPAEGARWPLARTGEGGYTITQPETGHTLHFPPATAGTAPITAVTDRNGHRIDFEHDDTGTVTGVRHSGGYHVGVDTENGLVTSLRLRQPAAEDITLVRFGYQDRRLTAVTNSSGQPLRFHYDHAGRITRWDDRNGEWYGYQYDHTGRCVRTEGSGNVLTGTFEYDPDNRVTVETDSFGHVTTHHFDELHQLIRQVDPLGNETRYEWDGHDRLVAETDALGRTTRYDYDEAGNLTVITRPDGSQSLAECNDLRLPVSTIDPDGSRWRREYDERGNLLALTNPAGATTRYTYDERGHLSSVTDALGHIRRVTTNEAGLPVAVTDPAGATSRYQRDRFGRVVTITDAMGGTTRLMWTIEGKLLSRTLPDGATERWSYDGQGNQVDHMAPHGALTRIETTHFDLPAAHTRPDGTRLEYSYDTELRLVGVRNQQGREWRYEYDAAGNLVGETDFNGRTIRYRNDAAGQLLERVNGLGEVTRFTRDTLGNIVERRSGDTVAGFEYDPAGRLLRAVNADADVRFQRDALGRVLSETLNGRRITSRYDELGRRTERRTPTGSVSNWEYDADRRPTAIHTGGRTLTFGYDQAGRETERVLDTGALLAQTWDANHRLTGQTLSAIAGAPGTGPARTVQQRRYHYQASGQLTAIEDDLAGPRRYDLDQTGRVTGVNGPGWSERYAYDAAGNLTMAEWPSRDGDELGPREHTGTLVQRAGNVRYQHDRQGRVVLRQKKRLSAKPDTWHYVWDADDRLVEVVTPDGTRWRYRYDAIGRRIAKQRVAPDGSVAEQVDFAWDGSVLAEQTHDGTRSTTWNYQPNSARPVTQVERGRRPDAPQEWVDQRFYSIVTDLIGTPTELVDPAGEVAWKSQTTLWGRALTELTATAGTPLRFPGQYHDPESGFHYNYYRHYDPATGHYASSDPLGLAPGPNPHAYVANPLRQLDALGLDCGDADPDPEPEFPAYLNQNHNGVGGHGIYHGIVDGEPNYVGISNDIERRGGEHGERFERLEQLNTQDMTRGQARAIEQSYISDHPEWENARNEIAPHRDIHDPAVEWGRWWRRQNGLE; translated from the coding sequence ATGGGTTCCTACGCCGACGCCCAGGACCCGATCGCGCTGCTGGGCCGCACCCCCGCCGCGACCGGGCCGACCGTCGAGGACGCGGTCCGGGAGGCCGGTTTCGAGGTACAGGCGGTCGACTGGGTCTGGCAGCAGGTGGTCGGCGAGAGCCTGGTCGACTCCATCATCAAGCCGATCACCGGCGACTTCGAGAAGATTTCGCAGCAGGCGGCCCAGTGGGAGAACGTCTGCGACGCGCTGCAGGCGATCCGGAACAATCTCAACACCGGCCTGCAGGAGCTGGGACCGGCCTGGCAGGGCGACGCCGCGCAGGCCTTCGAGGGCCTGATCGCCAAGGAGTGGACGGTCGGCATCGAGGTCGACGCCCAGGCCGCCAAGCTCATCGGGATGGCGCTGAACAAGGTCGCCGAAGGCTCCAAACGGGCCTGCGACCAAGCGCTGAACCTGATCAAGAAACTGGTCGACAAGCTCATCGAAGCGGCCGCGATGCTGCCCATCCCGGTGGTCGGCTGGGGCCGCGCGGTGAAGCTCGTCTACGACGGCATCCAGATCTACAACGCGATCATGCAGCTGATCGAGGGCATCAAGGCCATCATCGAGGGCGCCCAGCAGGTGGTGCAGGGCATCCAGAAGGTCGGCAGCGCGCTGTCCAAGATCAAGGATGTGCGCAGCCTCAACGACGCGATCAACGTCGCCAACGAAGCGGGCGAGGGCGCCGCACAGACCAAGGGCGGCGTCGACTCGGTCCGCGACGGGGCCGGCGCTGTCCGCGACGGCGCCACCTCGGCCTCCTCCGCCGCGCACAGCGCACACGACAACGCCACCGGTCTCCGCGACGAACGCGCCGCCGCCCGGGACACCACGCCCAGTTCGTCGGGCGACGGCAGTACGGATCCGGGCGCCAACTCCGGGCGGGCCGGCGACACGAACGGCGCAGGGCCGGCCCGAACCGATCAGGACGGCTCGCTGCGGGACAACGCCAGCGAGCCAAAGGACACCGCGCAGGAGCCGGTCGGCCGGTGCGGCCGCAAGGAACCGATCGACGCGGCGACCGGCGAGATGTTCATGGTCCAGACCGACGTCGACCTACCAGGGCTGCTGCCGCTGGTGCTCAAGCGGGTGCACGTCTCGTCCTATCGGGCGGGCCGCCTGTTCGGACCGTCCTGGGCGTCCACTTTGGACCAACGGCTCGAGTTCGACGAGCGGGGTGTCTGCTACGCCGGTCCCGCCGGCGTGATCCTGGTGTACCCAACCCCGGCGGAGGACGGCGACGTGCTGCCGGCCGAGGGTGCCCGGTGGCCGCTCGCACGGACCGGCGAAGGTGGCTACACGATCACTCAGCCGGAAACCGGCCACACCCTGCATTTCCCGCCCGCGACCGCGGGAACCGCTCCGATCACGGCGGTGACGGATCGCAACGGTCACCGCATCGACTTCGAGCACGACGACACCGGCACCGTCACCGGCGTCCGCCACTCCGGCGGCTACCACGTCGGGGTGGACACCGAGAACGGGCTGGTCACGTCGTTGCGCCTGCGTCAGCCCGCCGCCGAGGACATCACCCTGGTCCGGTTCGGCTACCAGGACCGACGGCTGACCGCGGTGACCAACTCCTCCGGGCAACCCCTGCGGTTCCACTACGACCACGCCGGCCGGATCACCCGCTGGGACGACCGCAACGGTGAATGGTACGGCTACCAGTACGACCACACCGGCCGCTGCGTGCGCACCGAAGGCTCCGGCAACGTGCTCACCGGCACCTTCGAATACGACCCGGACAACCGGGTCACCGTGGAGACCGATTCCTTCGGGCACGTCACCACGCACCACTTCGACGAGCTGCACCAGCTCATCCGCCAGGTGGACCCGCTCGGCAACGAGACGCGCTACGAATGGGACGGGCACGACCGGCTGGTCGCGGAAACCGACGCGCTGGGACGTACCACTCGCTACGACTACGACGAAGCAGGCAACCTCACCGTCATCACCCGCCCGGACGGCAGCCAGTCGCTCGCCGAATGCAACGACCTCAGGTTGCCGGTGAGCACGATCGACCCGGACGGTTCGCGCTGGCGGCGCGAGTACGACGAGCGAGGCAACCTGCTGGCGTTGACCAACCCGGCCGGCGCCACGACGCGCTACACCTACGACGAGCGAGGACATCTCAGCTCGGTGACCGATGCACTCGGCCACATCCGCAGGGTGACCACGAACGAGGCAGGTCTGCCGGTCGCGGTGACCGATCCGGCGGGCGCGACGAGCCGCTACCAGCGTGACCGGTTCGGACGGGTCGTGACGATCACGGACGCGATGGGCGGCACGACCCGTCTCATGTGGACGATCGAGGGCAAGCTGCTGTCCCGCACGCTCCCTGACGGCGCTACCGAGAGGTGGAGCTACGACGGTCAGGGAAACCAGGTCGACCACATGGCCCCGCACGGCGCACTCACCCGGATCGAAACCACGCACTTCGATCTGCCCGCGGCGCACACCAGGCCCGACGGCACGCGCCTCGAATACAGCTACGACACCGAGCTCCGGCTGGTTGGCGTGCGTAACCAGCAGGGCAGGGAATGGCGCTACGAATACGACGCGGCGGGCAATCTGGTCGGCGAAACCGACTTCAACGGGCGCACGATCCGCTACCGGAACGACGCGGCCGGGCAATTGCTCGAGCGCGTCAACGGCCTCGGTGAGGTCACCAGGTTCACCCGCGACACGCTCGGCAACATCGTCGAGCGCCGGTCCGGCGACACCGTGGCCGGCTTCGAATACGACCCGGCTGGCCGCCTGCTGCGCGCGGTCAACGCCGACGCCGACGTCCGGTTCCAGCGCGACGCGCTCGGCCGGGTGCTCTCCGAAACGCTCAACGGGCGCCGCATCACCTCTCGCTACGACGAGTTGGGGCGACGCACCGAACGCCGCACCCCCACCGGGAGCGTGAGCAACTGGGAGTACGACGCGGATCGGCGGCCGACCGCGATCCACACCGGCGGTCGCACCTTGACCTTCGGCTACGACCAGGCGGGGCGCGAGACCGAACGGGTGCTGGACACCGGCGCGCTGCTCGCGCAGACCTGGGATGCCAACCACCGGCTGACCGGCCAGACGCTCTCGGCCATCGCCGGGGCGCCCGGAACCGGCCCGGCGCGAACGGTCCAGCAGCGGCGCTACCACTACCAGGCAAGTGGTCAGCTGACCGCGATCGAGGACGATCTCGCGGGGCCGCGAAGGTACGACCTCGACCAGACCGGACGGGTCACCGGGGTGAACGGGCCTGGCTGGTCCGAGCGGTACGCCTATGACGCCGCTGGAAACCTCACCATGGCCGAATGGCCGAGCCGGGACGGTGACGAGCTCGGTCCGCGGGAGCACACCGGCACTCTGGTCCAGCGCGCCGGCAACGTGCGCTATCAGCACGACCGCCAGGGCCGGGTGGTACTGCGGCAGAAGAAAAGGCTCTCCGCGAAACCCGACACCTGGCATTACGTCTGGGACGCGGACGACCGACTGGTCGAGGTCGTCACACCCGACGGCACCCGCTGGCGGTACCGCTACGACGCGATCGGCAGACGAATCGCCAAACAGCGCGTGGCACCGGACGGTTCCGTGGCCGAGCAGGTGGACTTCGCTTGGGACGGCTCGGTCCTGGCCGAGCAAACCCACGACGGCACCCGGTCGACGACGTGGAACTACCAGCCCAACTCCGCGCGGCCGGTGACCCAGGTCGAGCGCGGGCGCCGGCCCGACGCCCCTCAGGAGTGGGTCGACCAGCGCTTCTACTCCATCGTCACCGACCTGATCGGAACCCCGACCGAACTGGTCGATCCGGCGGGCGAGGTGGCCTGGAAATCCCAGACGACGCTCTGGGGCAGGGCGCTCACCGAGCTGACCGCCACCGCCGGGACACCACTGCGTTTTCCCGGCCAGTACCACGACCCGGAAAGCGGCTTCCACTACAACTACTACCGGCACTACGACCCCGCGACCGGTCACTATGCCTCCAGCGATCCGCTGGGACTGGCGCCGGGACCGAACCCGCATGCCTACGTGGCGAACCCGTTGCGCCAACTCGATGCGCTGGGTCTCGACTGCGGAGACGCCGACCCGGATCCCGAGCCCGAGTTCCCCGCGTACCTGAACCAGAACCACAACGGTGTCGGCGGCCACGGCATTTATCACGGCATTGTGGACGGGGAACCGAACTACGTCGGAATCAGCAACGATATCGAACGTCGCGGTGGTGAGCATGGCGAGAGATTCGAACGACTGGAACAGCTGAACACCCAAGACATGACCCGAGGTCAGGCCCGCGCCATCGAGCAAAGCTACATCAGCGACCATCCGGAGTGGGAGAACGCCAGAAATGAAATAGCCCCACATCGCGATATTCATGACCCAGCGGTAGAATGGGGACGTTGGTGGCGTCGACAGAATGGCCTTGAATAG
- a CDS encoding cation:proton antiporter regulatory subunit — protein MNVEVTPLPGIGVRKDFAIRNGRRVGVVTQRDGQIELIVSKSDDPDACLASLPLTAEEAGALANLLGAPQLVAQLTEEHRDLPGINTKQLPIKTGSPFDGRTLGDTAMRSRTSVSVVAVMRAGQVHPSPTPDFTFTAGDLLVAVGTSEGLEHAIKILKHG, from the coding sequence GTGAACGTCGAAGTGACTCCGCTGCCGGGTATCGGCGTGCGCAAGGATTTCGCCATCCGCAACGGTAGGCGGGTCGGCGTGGTCACCCAGCGCGACGGGCAGATCGAGCTGATCGTCTCCAAGTCCGACGATCCCGACGCCTGCCTGGCGTCGCTGCCGCTGACCGCCGAGGAGGCGGGCGCGCTGGCGAACCTGCTGGGCGCACCGCAGCTCGTCGCGCAGCTCACCGAGGAGCACCGCGACCTGCCCGGGATCAACACCAAGCAGCTGCCGATCAAGACCGGGTCCCCGTTCGACGGGCGCACCCTGGGCGACACCGCGATGCGCAGCCGCACCAGCGTGTCCGTGGTCGCGGTGATGCGCGCCGGCCAGGTGCACCCCTCCCCCACCCCGGACTTCACCTTCACCGCGGGCGACCTGCTGGTGGCCGTGGGCACGTCCGAGGGGCTGGAGCACGCGATCAAAATCCTCAAGCACGGCTGA
- a CDS encoding lysophospholipid acyltransferase family protein encodes MTGATDATARTGTRLPEDATPWIHEFGRLIGRYIVRPAFRVRLHGRERVPMTGSLVVIANHSTMIEPQLLFGMLPRRSVFLVKDTLFKGALGWFFRRLGQVPVRRGEPDRKPLMTAVSVLKDGGLVGIFPEGTRGSGDVANAERGAAWLVRASGATVLPIATRGTLRPAGSMKRRFRPRVDIMFGDPFTVEVGKGRAGLEEATERLRGELAALVKSLDEWREVHQVDRSSQGRT; translated from the coding sequence GTGACCGGTGCCACCGATGCCACCGCTCGGACCGGTACCCGCCTGCCGGAGGACGCCACCCCGTGGATCCACGAGTTCGGCAGGCTGATCGGCCGGTACATCGTGCGGCCCGCGTTCCGGGTGCGGCTGCACGGGCGCGAGCGGGTGCCGATGACCGGCTCGCTGGTGGTGATCGCGAACCACAGCACGATGATCGAGCCGCAGCTGCTGTTCGGAATGTTGCCGCGGCGTTCGGTGTTCCTGGTCAAGGACACCCTGTTCAAGGGTGCGCTCGGCTGGTTCTTCCGGCGGCTCGGCCAGGTGCCGGTGCGCCGGGGCGAGCCGGACCGCAAGCCGTTGATGACCGCCGTGTCGGTGCTCAAGGACGGCGGCCTGGTCGGCATCTTCCCGGAGGGCACCCGTGGCTCCGGGGACGTGGCGAACGCGGAACGCGGTGCGGCCTGGCTGGTGCGCGCCTCCGGGGCGACGGTGCTGCCGATCGCGACCCGCGGCACGCTGCGTCCGGCGGGCAGTATGAAACGGCGGTTCCGGCCGCGGGTGGACATCATGTTCGGCGACCCGTTCACCGTCGAGGTGGGCAAGGGCAGGGCCGGGCTGGAAGAGGCGACGGAACGGCTGCGCGGGGAGCTCGCTGCGCTGGTGAAGTCGCTTGACGAGTGGCGGGAGGTGCACCAAGTTGACCGTTCTTCGCAAGGGAGGACGTGA
- a CDS encoding cation:proton antiporter produces MDHTALELIQLGGVFFVLGVLGRLAGKIGMSPIPLYLVGGLCFGQGGLIPLGDIDEFTSLASEIGVVLLLLLLGLEYSAAELFTGLKRSWMAGVLDIVLNAAPGAAVALILGWGPVGALVMGGVTYISSSGIIAKVLGDLGRLGNRETPVVLSILVFEDLVMALYLPILTAVVGGVSLLGGMQAVGISLLVITVVLVVALKFGRYVSALVDSPDREVFLLKVLGAALLVAGLASAMQVSAAVGAFLLGIAISGSTAENATRLLEPLRDLFAAVFFVVFGLNTDPASIPPVLVWAVVLAVVTTLTKVATGWWAARRQGIGRMGRARAGAALVARGEFSIVIAGLAVATGTVDGQLAALATAYVLLMAILGPTAARVVEPVARALQRKTSRAPATVTG; encoded by the coding sequence GTGGACCACACCGCACTAGAGCTCATCCAGCTGGGTGGGGTCTTCTTCGTCCTGGGCGTACTCGGCAGGCTGGCCGGCAAGATCGGCATGTCGCCCATCCCGCTCTACCTTGTCGGCGGGCTCTGCTTCGGCCAGGGCGGGCTGATCCCGCTCGGCGACATCGACGAGTTCACCTCGCTGGCCAGCGAGATCGGCGTGGTGCTGCTGCTCCTGCTGCTCGGCCTGGAGTACTCCGCGGCCGAGCTGTTCACCGGGCTCAAGCGGTCCTGGATGGCGGGTGTGCTGGACATCGTGCTGAACGCCGCGCCGGGCGCGGCGGTCGCGCTGATCCTGGGCTGGGGCCCGGTTGGCGCGCTGGTGATGGGCGGGGTCACCTACATTTCCTCGTCCGGGATCATCGCGAAGGTGCTCGGCGACCTCGGCCGGCTTGGCAACCGGGAGACCCCGGTGGTGCTGTCCATCCTGGTGTTCGAGGACCTGGTGATGGCGCTGTACCTGCCGATCCTGACCGCGGTGGTGGGCGGGGTGAGCCTGCTCGGCGGCATGCAGGCGGTGGGCATCTCGCTGCTGGTGATCACCGTGGTGCTCGTGGTCGCGCTGAAGTTCGGCCGGTACGTGTCCGCGCTGGTGGACAGCCCGGACCGGGAGGTCTTCCTGCTCAAGGTGCTTGGCGCCGCGCTGCTGGTGGCCGGGCTGGCCTCGGCCATGCAGGTTTCCGCCGCCGTCGGCGCCTTCCTGCTCGGCATCGCGATCTCGGGCTCCACCGCGGAGAACGCGACCCGGCTGCTGGAGCCGCTGCGGGACCTGTTCGCCGCGGTGTTCTTCGTGGTGTTCGGGTTGAACACCGACCCCGCCTCGATCCCGCCGGTGCTGGTGTGGGCGGTCGTGCTGGCGGTGGTCACCACGCTGACCAAGGTGGCCACCGGCTGGTGGGCGGCGCGGCGCCAGGGCATCGGCCGGATGGGCCGGGCCCGCGCCGGTGCGGCGCTGGTGGCCAGGGGCGAGTTCTCCATCGTGATCGCCGGGCTGGCCGTGGCCACCGGCACCGTGGACGGCCAACTGGCCGCGCTCGCCACCGCGTACGTCCTGCTGATGGCCATTCTCGGGCCGACCGCGGCCAGGGTGGTCGAGCCGGTGGCCCGCGCCCTGCAGCGCAAGACCTCCCGCGCACCGGCCACCGTCACCGGCTGA
- the der gene encoding ribosome biogenesis GTPase Der: protein MTEVDGTWSDESEFTALDVAVDGEQADGEAELAQPVLAVVGRPNVGKSTLVNRILGRREAVVQDVPGVTRDRVAYDALWGGRRFTLVDTGGWEPGATGLQAAVASQAELAMAAADAVLLVVDASVGATTTDEAVAKVLRRSKRPVLLAANKVDDERLLADTAALWNLGLGEPHPVSALHGRSSGDLLDAIISALPEAPREGEPSMGPRRVALVGKPNVGKSSLLNKLSGEQRAVVDSVAGTTVDPVDSLVEVDGQTWRFVDTAGLRKRVQTASGTEYYASLRTKTAIDAAEVVVVLLDASEPVSEQDLRVLTMVVEAGRALVLAMNKWDLVDEERRYQLDRELDRGLVRVPWAEKVNISALTGRSVRKLAPALRTSLASWDQRVPTGQLNGWLSDLIAATPPPVRSGKQPKVLFATQAGIRPPTLVLFTTGFLEAGYRRFIERKFRERFGFEGSPVRINVRVREKKPRKAK from the coding sequence ATGACCGAGGTTGATGGCACCTGGTCCGACGAGTCGGAGTTCACCGCGCTGGACGTGGCGGTGGACGGCGAACAGGCGGATGGGGAAGCCGAGCTGGCGCAGCCCGTGCTGGCCGTGGTCGGCAGGCCCAACGTGGGCAAGTCCACTTTGGTCAACCGCATCCTCGGCCGCCGCGAGGCGGTCGTGCAGGACGTGCCGGGGGTGACGCGGGACCGCGTCGCCTACGACGCGCTGTGGGGTGGCCGCCGGTTCACCCTGGTGGACACTGGCGGTTGGGAGCCGGGTGCGACCGGGCTGCAGGCCGCGGTGGCCAGCCAGGCCGAGCTCGCGATGGCCGCCGCGGACGCGGTGCTGCTGGTGGTGGACGCTTCGGTCGGTGCGACCACCACCGACGAGGCGGTGGCCAAGGTGCTGCGCCGGTCCAAGCGGCCGGTGCTGCTGGCCGCGAACAAGGTGGACGACGAGCGGCTGCTGGCGGACACCGCGGCGTTGTGGAACCTGGGGCTCGGCGAACCGCATCCGGTGAGCGCGCTGCACGGCCGCAGCTCCGGTGACCTGCTGGACGCGATCATCTCGGCGCTGCCCGAGGCGCCGCGCGAGGGCGAGCCGAGCATGGGCCCGCGCCGGGTCGCGCTGGTCGGCAAGCCGAACGTGGGCAAGTCCAGCCTGCTGAACAAGCTCTCCGGCGAGCAGCGGGCGGTGGTCGACTCGGTGGCGGGCACCACGGTCGACCCGGTCGACTCGCTGGTCGAGGTGGACGGGCAGACCTGGCGTTTCGTGGACACCGCCGGGCTGCGCAAGCGGGTGCAGACCGCCAGCGGCACCGAGTACTACGCCTCGCTGCGCACCAAGACCGCGATCGACGCGGCCGAGGTGGTGGTCGTGCTGCTGGACGCCAGCGAGCCGGTCTCCGAGCAGGACCTGCGGGTGCTGACCATGGTGGTCGAGGCTGGCCGGGCGCTGGTGCTGGCGATGAACAAGTGGGACCTGGTGGACGAGGAGCGGCGCTACCAGCTTGACCGCGAGCTGGACCGCGGCCTGGTCAGGGTGCCGTGGGCGGAGAAGGTGAACATCTCCGCGCTGACCGGGCGTTCGGTGCGCAAGCTCGCGCCGGCGCTGCGCACGTCGCTGGCCTCCTGGGACCAGCGGGTGCCGACCGGGCAGCTCAACGGCTGGCTCTCGGACCTGATCGCGGCCACCCCGCCGCCGGTGCGCAGCGGCAAGCAGCCGAAGGTGCTGTTCGCGACCCAGGCCGGCATCCGGCCGCCGACGCTGGTGCTGTTCACCACCGGTTTCCTGGAGGCCGGTTACCGCCGGTTCATCGAGCGGAAGTTCCGGGAGCGGTTCGGTTTCGAGGGCAGCCCGGTGCGGATCAACGTCCGCGTCCGCGAGAAGAAGCCGCGCAAAGCCAAGTAG
- the cmk gene encoding (d)CMP kinase yields MVAMDGPSGTGKTTVARKLAERLSAGYLDTGSMYRVVTLAVLRAGIDPADAAAVAALARGVTVEVGTGPDRPGAALDGADVSAAIRGDDVNHAVSPVSAVPEVRELLVAQQRRIIDQVLAEVGGIVVEGRDIGTVVAPDAPLKIFLTASAEVRAARRGAQDSTAGRTAAPEDVRAAVDRRDRLDSSRAVSPLRAAEDAVRVDTSELKIDQVLVALCELASQRGMLSGCVQPVGSEARP; encoded by the coding sequence GTGGTGGCCATGGACGGGCCTTCGGGTACCGGTAAGACCACGGTGGCGCGCAAGCTCGCCGAGCGGTTGTCGGCCGGCTACCTGGACACCGGTTCGATGTACCGGGTGGTCACGCTGGCCGTGCTGCGCGCCGGGATCGACCCGGCAGATGCCGCCGCGGTGGCCGCGCTGGCCCGCGGGGTGACGGTGGAGGTCGGTACCGGTCCCGACCGGCCCGGTGCGGCGCTGGACGGCGCGGACGTCTCGGCCGCGATCCGCGGCGACGACGTGAACCACGCGGTGTCCCCGGTCTCCGCGGTGCCCGAGGTGCGCGAGCTGCTGGTCGCCCAGCAGCGCCGGATCATCGACCAGGTGCTCGCCGAGGTCGGCGGGATCGTGGTGGAGGGCCGCGACATCGGCACCGTGGTGGCCCCGGACGCGCCGCTGAAGATCTTCCTCACCGCTTCGGCCGAGGTCAGGGCGGCGCGGCGGGGGGCGCAGGATTCGACCGCCGGGCGCACCGCCGCACCGGAGGACGTGCGGGCCGCGGTGGACCGCCGCGACCGGCTCGACTCCAGCCGAGCGGTGTCGCCGCTGCGCGCGGCCGAGGACGCGGTGCGGGTGGACACCTCCGAGCTGAAGATCGACCAGGTGCTGGTGGCGTTGTGCGAGCTGGCCAGCCAGCGCGGCATGCTCAGCGGCTGCGTGCAACCGGTGGGCTCCGAGGCAAGGCCGTGA